A portion of the Pseudomonas sp. PSE14 genome contains these proteins:
- a CDS encoding TMEM165/GDT1 family protein → MESLFVPTLIVALAEIGDKTQLLALVLAARFRKPWPIIAGIIAATLANHFAAGAVGSWVASFFSATALSWVLAACFLAVAAWTLIPDKLDDDEEGALKKFGPFLTTLIAFFLAEMGDKTQVATVMLAAQYPHFLLVVLGTTLGMLIANVPVVLAGNFAADRLPLNLIRRLAAAAFAILGLAAAWHALQLGGVV, encoded by the coding sequence ATGGAATCCCTCTTCGTCCCAACCCTGATCGTTGCCCTGGCCGAAATCGGCGACAAGACGCAACTGCTCGCGCTCGTTCTCGCCGCCCGTTTCCGCAAGCCCTGGCCGATCATCGCCGGGATCATCGCCGCCACCCTGGCCAACCACTTCGCCGCCGGCGCCGTCGGCAGCTGGGTCGCCAGCTTCTTCTCCGCCACTGCACTGAGCTGGGTGCTGGCCGCCTGTTTCCTGGCCGTCGCCGCCTGGACGCTGATCCCCGACAAGCTGGATGACGACGAAGAAGGCGCGCTGAAGAAGTTCGGCCCGTTCCTCACCACCCTGATCGCCTTCTTCCTCGCCGAGATGGGCGACAAGACCCAGGTCGCCACCGTGATGCTGGCCGCGCAGTACCCGCATTTCCTGCTGGTGGTGCTGGGCACCACGCTGGGCATGCTGATCGCCAACGTGCCGGTGGTGCTGGCGGGCAACTTCGCTGCCGACCGCCTGCCGCTGAACCTGATCCGTCGCCTGGCCGCCGCCGCCTTCGCCATCCTCGGCCTGGCCGCCGCCTGGCACGCGCTGCAACTGGGTGGCGTGGTCTGA
- a CDS encoding ketosteroid isomerase-related protein, producing the protein MSEKDLKRLARQHIDLVWNKGHLALAEQLHSPDFLYKSAFTAQPLNNAGYRRLVEGIRSAMPDLEVVVEECIREGNKVFTWSTLLGSISRPAFGYPASEKILSLSAMGFWVFSSTGEILELCTMFDMESFRAQMGLQNRPFAEKALP; encoded by the coding sequence ATGTCTGAGAAGGATCTCAAGAGGCTCGCCCGCCAGCACATCGACCTTGTCTGGAACAAAGGTCATCTGGCGCTGGCCGAGCAGTTGCACAGCCCGGACTTCCTCTACAAGAGCGCCTTCACCGCGCAGCCGCTGAACAATGCCGGCTACCGCCGGCTGGTGGAGGGCATCCGCTCGGCCATGCCGGACCTGGAAGTGGTGGTGGAAGAATGCATCCGCGAAGGCAACAAGGTGTTCACCTGGAGCACCCTGCTGGGCAGCATCTCCCGCCCCGCCTTCGGCTACCCGGCCAGCGAGAAGATCCTCAGCCTGTCGGCCATGGGCTTCTGGGTGTTCAGCAGCACCGGGGAAATCCTCGAACTGTGCACCATGTTCGACATGGAGAGCTTCCGCGCGCAGATGGGGCTGCAGAACCGGCCCTTCGCCGAGAAGGCCCTGCCCTGA